The following proteins are co-located in the Catenulispora sp. MAP5-51 genome:
- the prpB gene encoding methylisocitrate lyase, translating to MLHTRTTPAEKRRAFRDLLASGCLIRMPGAINPLSARLIQDTGFEAVYLSGAVLSADLVLPDIGLTTSAELAERARQIARVTDLPLLVDADTGFGEPMNAARTVQLLEDAGAAGLHLEDQVNPKRCGHLDGKSVVPREQMVRRLRAAVSARRDPDFVVMARTDARAVEGLDAAIDRAKAYIDAGADAIFPEALAGEAEFAAFRAAVDVPLLANMTEFGKGRLLTAQTLTDLGYNIALYPVTLLRLAMGAIEDGLRTLAAEGSQESLLPRMQTRSRLYELLDYAAYSEFDSAVFDFALPPGD from the coding sequence ATGTTGCACACCCGCACCACCCCGGCTGAGAAGCGCCGCGCCTTCCGCGACCTGCTCGCCTCCGGATGCCTGATCCGGATGCCCGGGGCGATCAACCCGCTGTCGGCGCGGCTGATCCAGGACACCGGCTTCGAGGCGGTGTACCTGTCCGGCGCGGTGCTCTCCGCCGACCTGGTCCTGCCCGACATCGGCCTGACCACGTCGGCGGAACTGGCCGAGCGGGCCCGGCAGATCGCGCGCGTCACCGATCTCCCGCTGCTGGTCGACGCCGACACCGGCTTCGGCGAGCCGATGAACGCCGCGCGCACCGTGCAGCTGCTCGAGGACGCCGGCGCCGCCGGGCTGCACCTGGAGGACCAGGTCAACCCCAAGCGCTGCGGGCACCTGGACGGCAAGAGCGTGGTGCCGCGCGAGCAGATGGTGCGCCGGCTGCGCGCCGCCGTCTCGGCCCGGCGCGACCCGGACTTCGTCGTCATGGCCCGCACCGACGCCCGCGCCGTCGAAGGCCTCGACGCCGCGATCGACCGCGCGAAGGCGTACATCGACGCCGGCGCGGACGCGATCTTCCCCGAAGCCCTGGCCGGCGAAGCGGAGTTCGCCGCGTTTCGAGCAGCCGTGGACGTGCCGCTGCTGGCCAACATGACCGAGTTCGGCAAGGGTCGCCTGCTCACCGCGCAGACGCTGACCGATCTCGGCTACAACATCGCGCTCTACCCGGTCACGCTGCTGCGGCTGGCCATGGGCGCCATCGAGGACGGGCTCCGCACGCTCGCCGCCGAGGGGAGCCAGGAATCGCTGCTGCCGCGGATGCAGACACGGTCGCGGTTGTACGAGCTGCTGGACTATGCGGCGTACTCGGAGTTCGATTCGGCGGTTTTCGATTTCGCGCTGCCGCCGGGGGACTGA